The genome window ACAGGAATCGCGCCTTTTAGCATGTCCGCTGCAAGGGTAATGATACCAAGTTTTTTGCCTGCGAGTCTTTTTACATTGGTCGCGCCAATATTTCGGCTACCGTTTTTTCTTATATCTATAGATGTAAAGCGACTGGTCAAGATAAGGCCAAAAGGGATTGAACCTAGCAGGTAAGCTGTAATTATTAATCCCAAAAATTTTAATATTATAAAAATATTCATTTTGGATGGATGCTTTTTTAATAATCCTTGGGAGCAAATTCCGGATCGCTGAACATAATCATTCCTATTCCGCCCTGGACATTTTTGGTATCATTGTTAATCCCCTGACTACGCAGCAGAAGCTGGGCTTCATAAGAACGCGGCCCTGAGCCGCAAACCAGTAAAAGGGGTTTATCCTGCGGTATCTCTGCAAGCCTGGACTTCAGTTCCCCCTCATCTATATTCAACCACTGCCGGCCGTATTTTTCGACAAAAGGGCCGGCCTGAACCGGACTCCGAACATCAAGTACTATGCCGTTATTTCCTTTAAATTCTTTTAAAAAGTCTATGACATCAATCGGAACCTGATAGCCTTCCATAATATTGTCCAGAGAATTGGCGGCATTATTTATGATATCCATGGCTGAAGCAAAAGGGGGTGCATATCCGACTTCCATGGTTGTAATTTCTTCAAGACCAACCCCCTGTCCTAGAAGAACTGCCACGGCATCTACCCTGGATTTCACAGCATCCAAATGGGAACCGGCCGCCTCAATACCCAAAACCTTTTTGGTCTTGCGGTCTGCAATCAATTTTATATACATTAATTGCATATCAGGATAAAAATGCGCTCTGTCAGCCTGAACCACAACTGTATGGACCGGGTCAAAGCCGGCCTCACTGGCCTGTTTGACTGTCAGCCCGGCCCTTGCAATACCAAGTTCAAATATTTTAAGACAAAAAGTGCCCACAGTACCTTTAAAATGTTCACATCCCCCGGCTATGTTTGTGCCGATTACCCTTCCCTGACGATTGGCAAGGGATCCCAACGGCATTGGCAAATTATGACCGCTTACCAAATGAGGTATTTCAACACAATCACCACCAGCATAAATATCAGGATCTGAAGTTCTCAAACACTTGTCAACCAGAATACCGTTATACATGCCGGTTGCCAAACCAGCCTCGCTGGCCAGGGTTGAACCGGGTCTTATGCCCACGGAAAGAATCACGAGTTCACAAGGTATTTTAGAATTGGAGGTCTCCACGGCTTGAACTCCATTAACAGAATCGCCTAAAATCCTGTTAACCCTTTCGCCAAGCAGTACCCGGATTCCATTTTTTTCCATATGTTTTTTTACAGGCAGGGCCATATCCTTGCCAAGGGCCGTGGGCAAAAGCTGATCCATCATTTCTATCAGAGTTGTTTCAACTCCCCAAAGATCGGTCAGGGCTTCCGCCATTTCTATCCCGATTGCCCCGCCGCCAATGACTACGGCTCGCTCCACCTGGCCTTTGGAAACCATATCCTTTATTGTTTTGGCATGATGTAAATTGCTTATTACACTTACTCCCGGCAGATCAATTCCCGGTAAAGGAGGTACTACCGGAGTAGCGCCGGTGGCCAAAACCAGTTTATCATAATCAAGCTGTTCTTCGCGGCCATCAACCAGATTTCGAATTTTTAATTTTTTGTTACGGCGGTCAATAGCAATCGCCTCTGTCCTGGTCCGCACCTCAAGCCCTTTAACATTTTGGAAGTAATTGCTGTCTCTGAGAACATGGGCGCTAGTTGAGCGTAAAGCCTCTATATTATCAACATCTCCGCCAATATAATATGGGATCCCACAGCCCCCGTAAGAAATAAGATCATCTTTATCAAGCAATACAACATCAAAAGAAGGAGCAATTCGTTTTATTCTGCAGGCCGCCTTGGGGCCTAATGCAACTGCACCGACAATTACCACACGTTTTGCCATAATGTTCACCTCGTAACTATTTTAAGAAATATGTTGCAATGTCATTAAGTTAGGATAGCTGTTCCGAATGTATTCATAATACATTGATACTTA of Desulfosarcina sp. BuS5 contains these proteins:
- a CDS encoding FAD-dependent oxidoreductase, whose amino-acid sequence is MAKRVVIVGAVALGPKAACRIKRIAPSFDVVLLDKDDLISYGGCGIPYYIGGDVDNIEALRSTSAHVLRDSNYFQNVKGLEVRTRTEAIAIDRRNKKLKIRNLVDGREEQLDYDKLVLATGATPVVPPLPGIDLPGVSVISNLHHAKTIKDMVSKGQVERAVVIGGGAIGIEMAEALTDLWGVETTLIEMMDQLLPTALGKDMALPVKKHMEKNGIRVLLGERVNRILGDSVNGVQAVETSNSKIPCELVILSVGIRPGSTLASEAGLATGMYNGILVDKCLRTSDPDIYAGGDCVEIPHLVSGHNLPMPLGSLANRQGRVIGTNIAGGCEHFKGTVGTFCLKIFELGIARAGLTVKQASEAGFDPVHTVVVQADRAHFYPDMQLMYIKLIADRKTKKVLGIEAAGSHLDAVKSRVDAVAVLLGQGVGLEEITTMEVGYAPPFASAMDIINNAANSLDNIMEGYQVPIDVIDFLKEFKGNNGIVLDVRSPVQAGPFVEKYGRQWLNIDEGELKSRLAEIPQDKPLLLVCGSGPRSYEAQLLLRSQGINNDTKNVQGGIGMIMFSDPEFAPKDY